CCGCATGCAGTTGCTCGCGATAAGCCGAAGGCGAGCACCCCTCCAGCTTGCGAAACACGCGGTTGAACTGCGACAACGACTGGAATCCCGCCTCGAACGCCGCCTCGCTCACGCGCTTGTGCGGGTTGAGCAGCAGGTTTTTCACCTTTTCCACCCGCACGCGCGCCAGATAATCGGTGAACGTCATGCCGGTGGACTTCTTGAACATCTTGCAGAAATAAAACGCGCTCGTGTTCACCGCCTGCGCCACCTGCGCCAGCGTGAGATCGTCATCCTGATGCTCCGCGATGTACACGCGCGCCTTGCTGATGACCGGCGACTCCGCATGCTCTTCCTGCACCATGAGCTGGTTTCCGAGCGAGGCCAGATGCTGCGCGAACACCGACAACAGCCGCAAAATCGACTCATATTGCTTCTTGGTGATGACCCGCGTCTGAAAATAAGCCTCCTCGACCGTCTTCATGTCGATCTGCGATCCCCAGCGCATCAATTGGCTCGCCACCTTCGCAAACTGGCCTGGAGTAGGTTGATGCAAGAAAATCTGCCCCGTCTGCAAAAACGCCACCAAGTTTTCCCCCACGCGGATCGGCACCGCCGAGTCGCACATTCCCGCGAAACACTTTAGCGAACTCGGGCCGAGTTGCGCCTCCTGCTCGACCTTGCGCTGGAGTTGCAGGCACTCGGCGCACGTGTGGTTTGTCCGCGCCATCAACGCGCAAAACGGTCCCTGCTTCGGATCGTCGTGATGCGGCAAATCGAGCGCATCGAGCGGACGCAGGCTCAGCGGCAGGCCAGTCGCCTCGCGGAAGGCCTGCTCATAATCGCGGTAGATCTGGGATTGCCTGAGCTGGGCAACCATCGCGCGGCTACGTTTGGCTGGATTGTCCAATACGTCCATAGGTTCACTCATTCAGCCGTCATTTCAAATGACAACACGTAAAAAGCCCGCCAATGAGCCCGCTGCGATTATTCAAAACCCTTCTGCCCTTCTTCAGCGTTCGTAACACCGGGCATGCGGCCAAGGCTCTGCAATCCTCGATATCCGAAAGATTTTCCATTGACCCGGGCGCGGAGGGCATCCTTATTTCAGCCCCTTACTCGCCGGAAGCAGCGCGAAGCGCCGTGGACGGAACCCATCTGGAGAGGTGGCAGAGTGGTCGAATGCGCGCGCTTGGAAAGCGCGTATACCGCAAGGTATCGGGGGTTCGAATCCCCCCCTCTCCGCCAAGGTTCCACTTGATTATCAGGTAGTTACGCTGAAGGCTCTTGGATTTGACAGGTTGACGTGGCAAATCCTGCGTGAAAATCAAAACATCCTCGTTCAGAGTCCGCCCGTTCAAAAATCCCTCCGGCCAGATCGTCTATCAAGTCGATGGCTTCATCAACGGAAAGCGCATCCGAAAAAATTTTCCGACCAGAAAAGAGGCGCGGATCGAAAAAGACGCGCTCGAACTCAAAACCATCCAGTCCGCCGCTTCTAACTTGCGGATGGTGGGCACTCACCTCTCCGACGACGAGGTGCGGCAGGCCGAGTCCGTCTTTCTGCGCATCCGTGGAGACCGGCGCACGCTCACCCAACTGGTGGACTTCACCCTCGACAACCTCAAGGAGCCCGAAACGCACAAGCCGCTCGCCGATGCGCTCACCGAAAATGTCGCCCATCGCACCGCCGAGCACGAGCGCGGTTTGATCTCCGATGCGCAGCTCTCGACCATCAGCAAGCACACCGAGCTGCTGAAAAAAATTTCCCCAAGGCGCTTGTGTCCGACCTGAACTCCGAACGTCTCATGGCGTATTGCGCGCGTGGCAGGGCCGCGCTCAAAACTCACAACAACCGCCGGGGTGTCGTCTCGACCTTCATGAAGTATGCACGGGACAAAGGCTGGATTGGCGAAAACCCCATCGCGAAAGTCCCGCATTACCGCATCGCCCACAAACGCGGCACCGCGCCGACGCTCACCGCCGAAAAGGCCGCCGCGCTCATGGACTATGTGGAGAACTACCGTGGCGGCATCCTCGCGCCGTTCTTCGCGCTGGCACTCTTCGCTGGCGTGCGGCCCGACAACAAGAATGGCGAGGTGTCCAAACTGACATAAACCTCGGTTGACGCTACGAAGACTGTCGCACGCGCACGTCCGTAGTCAGCCGCGCCGCTGTGGGTATCACGCTGACAAAGGAGCCCTGAACCGGGTTCACGCTCTCGGCCACGACGGCGTGGGCCACGGGCACGTAGGCGTTGTCGCAGAAAATGCCATGCGTCGGATCAATCCCTTTCCAGCCGGCACCTGGCAGGAACACTTCAGCCCAGGCGTGCATGTCACCGCCTCTCGAACCATTGCCCGAAGGATCGAAAAGATAGCCGCTGACAAACCGGGCGGCGATTCCCAGCGCGCGGGCGCACTCGATGAAGAGGACCGCGAAATCCCGGCACGAACCCGAGCCCAAGT
This genomic stretch from Termitidicoccus mucosus harbors:
- a CDS encoding helix-turn-helix domain-containing protein, whose amino-acid sequence is MDVLDNPAKRSRAMVAQLRQSQIYRDYEQAFREATGLPLSLRPLDALDLPHHDDPKQGPFCALMARTNHTCAECLQLQRKVEQEAQLGPSSLKCFAGMCDSAVPIRVGENLVAFLQTGQIFLHQPTPGQFAKVASQLMRWGSQIDMKTVEEAYFQTRVITKKQYESILRLLSVFAQHLASLGNQLMVQEEHAESPVISKARVYIAEHQDDDLTLAQVAQAVNTSAFYFCKMFKKSTGMTFTDYLARVRVEKVKNLLLNPHKRVSEAAFEAGFQSLSQFNRVFRKLEGCSPSAYREQLHAVVSAR